A single region of the Rhodothermia bacterium genome encodes:
- a CDS encoding glycosyltransferase family 2 protein, protein MVFFVVLGTMPIFASFYQFILAGFHQFSDHYNRVQNYFPRVAVVVPAWNEGAVIGATIDRLMKMDYPPDRLRVYVVDDASTDDTPGVVVQKAQEYPGRAFHIRRERGGEGKAHTLNHGIHQLLASSTSHPVVSTQQNTTEPDFTSPLEPDTEVFTRPHFEQMGRYVPHWKDLDELAILTDDQWVEALMIIDADVIFEPDALRKMARHLSDPEIGAVTAYIKEGSTPGNYMQKFIGYEYITAQAASRRAQNVLGAMFCLAGGAQLHSRENLQLIGGKIDTSSLAEDTFTTFKTQIEAGKKVVFEGNAIVWAEEPDDVNGLWKQRLRWARGNVQLTKHFKDLWFNKKYHRKLGGFSFGFIWFNIFLMPILMILSSIGLVSLYFMDFPFAWQVFQAFWLFHAVNYLFVTLMSFAIDPYTAKRTWLEGFLFPGIISFLVIVYSCFPGQFERNTISWLLGIGLYPPDSVIQGMILFVYAWQALCMVAAWGVRAIDKTRLRWLSPVLMYLVGLGPMLCAITFHSYILEAKGAEMKWDKTVKTGKVKK, encoded by the coding sequence ATGGTTTTCTTTGTTGTTTTAGGAACCATGCCCATTTTCGCCTCTTTTTACCAATTCATCTTAGCGGGCTTTCATCAGTTTAGCGACCACTATAATCGTGTACAGAACTACTTCCCGCGTGTAGCGGTGGTTGTTCCGGCATGGAACGAGGGGGCTGTTATCGGTGCAACGATTGACCGCCTCATGAAAATGGATTACCCTCCCGATCGGCTCAGGGTTTATGTGGTGGATGACGCAAGTACCGACGATACGCCAGGTGTGGTGGTGCAAAAAGCACAAGAATACCCCGGACGTGCCTTCCACATCCGGCGGGAAAGGGGAGGAGAAGGAAAAGCACATACGCTGAATCATGGGATTCACCAATTGTTGGCGTCCTCTACATCGCATCCTGTCGTTTCCACGCAACAAAACACCACCGAGCCAGATTTTACGTCACCGTTAGAGCCGGATACGGAGGTTTTTACTCGCCCTCATTTTGAGCAAATGGGTAGGTATGTCCCACACTGGAAAGACTTGGACGAATTGGCAATCCTCACAGACGACCAATGGGTGGAAGCCCTCATGATTATTGATGCAGATGTCATCTTTGAGCCAGATGCTTTACGAAAAATGGCACGCCACCTCTCGGATCCCGAGATTGGCGCAGTAACGGCCTATATCAAAGAAGGCTCGACGCCGGGCAACTACATGCAGAAATTTATTGGATACGAATATATAACAGCCCAAGCTGCCTCGCGCCGGGCGCAAAATGTTTTGGGAGCGATGTTCTGTTTGGCAGGTGGCGCTCAACTTCACTCACGCGAGAATTTGCAATTAATTGGCGGAAAAATAGACACTAGTTCGCTTGCCGAGGACACCTTCACCACGTTTAAAACCCAAATTGAAGCCGGTAAAAAGGTCGTTTTTGAAGGCAACGCCATTGTTTGGGCGGAGGAACCGGATGATGTAAATGGGCTATGGAAACAACGTTTACGGTGGGCACGCGGGAATGTCCAACTGACCAAGCACTTCAAAGATTTATGGTTTAACAAAAAATACCACCGTAAACTAGGGGGCTTTTCGTTTGGCTTCATCTGGTTCAATATTTTCCTGATGCCTATTCTCATGATTTTGTCCTCGATTGGGCTTGTGTCGCTTTATTTCATGGACTTCCCATTTGCATGGCAGGTATTCCAAGCCTTCTGGTTGTTCCATGCCGTCAATTATTTGTTTGTGACCCTGATGTCCTTTGCAATAGACCCTTATACCGCAAAGCGAACATGGTTAGAAGGTTTTCTCTTTCCCGGCATCATTTCTTTTTTAGTGATTGTGTATTCGTGTTTTCCGGGACAATTTGAGCGAAACACCATTTCGTGGCTCCTTGGGATTGGGCTTTACCCACCAGACTCGGTCATTCAAGGCATGATTCTTTTTGTCTATGCTTGGCAGGCATTGTGTATGGTGGCTGCTTGGGGCGTCCGTGCTATAGACAAAACGCGACTTAGGTGGCTTTCTCCTGTCTTAATGTATCTTGTGGGCTTGGGGCCCATGCTTTGTGCCATCACGTTCCATTCCTACATTCTGGAAGCCAAAGGAGCCGAGATGAAGTGGGATAAAACGGTCAAAACGGGTAAAGTCAAGAAATAG
- a CDS encoding exo-alpha-sialidase, with the protein MKEFYVLLQLLFVGVLASCKPINRLADESAQVFLDIPQFDLDHEKERQVVVDREAGQYLGHPTTVLLDDHKTVLVVYPKGHGKGAILFKRSKDGGKTWSERLSTPLNWETSLETPTIYQITKRSGEKRLLLFSGLYPIRLATSDDDGQHWTPLKPIGSFGGIVAMASLVARKDGKLMAFFHDDGRFIREKGGGERRFRVYKTLSKDDGETWSEPSEVVSDDALHLCEPGAVRSPDGRQIALLLRENSRKAPSQIVFSSDEGETWSKPRALPISLTGDRHTAKYLKDGRLFIAFRDMGEGSPTKGDWVAWVGTYQDLATGGKGDFRLRLKDNKNAWDSTYPGVEVFPDGRVLSVTYGHWTDGEQPYILAVHLPRKLLQSPK; encoded by the coding sequence ATGAAAGAATTTTACGTTCTTCTCCAGTTGTTATTCGTCGGTGTCTTGGCCTCGTGTAAACCCATAAATCGGCTTGCGGATGAATCTGCGCAGGTATTTTTAGACATTCCACAGTTCGACTTAGATCATGAGAAAGAGCGGCAAGTGGTTGTGGATCGGGAAGCAGGGCAGTATTTAGGACACCCAACAACCGTTCTTCTCGACGATCATAAAACTGTTTTGGTGGTCTATCCCAAAGGTCATGGAAAAGGCGCAATTCTTTTTAAACGAAGCAAGGACGGCGGGAAAACATGGAGTGAACGACTCTCAACACCTTTGAACTGGGAAACATCTCTTGAAACCCCCACCATCTATCAAATTACAAAGCGTTCAGGTGAAAAACGACTGTTGTTGTTTTCTGGCCTCTATCCCATCCGGCTCGCCACATCAGACGATGACGGCCAGCATTGGACGCCACTTAAACCCATTGGCTCGTTTGGCGGAATTGTGGCGATGGCCTCGTTGGTGGCGCGTAAAGATGGGAAATTGATGGCATTTTTTCATGATGATGGACGATTTATTCGGGAGAAAGGGGGCGGCGAAAGACGATTCCGCGTTTATAAAACACTCTCAAAGGATGATGGCGAAACATGGTCTGAACCCTCCGAAGTGGTCTCGGATGATGCGTTGCACCTCTGTGAACCCGGTGCTGTCCGCTCGCCAGATGGCCGACAAATCGCTTTATTGCTGCGGGAAAATAGTCGAAAAGCCCCTTCGCAGATCGTTTTCTCGTCCGACGAGGGTGAAACATGGAGTAAACCACGTGCCTTACCGATAAGCCTCACGGGAGATCGCCATACCGCAAAGTATTTGAAGGATGGGCGTTTGTTTATCGCTTTTCGTGATATGGGCGAAGGTAGCCCCACCAAAGGCGATTGGGTGGCTTGGGTAGGTACGTACCAAGACTTAGCCACGGGCGGAAAAGGAGATTTCCGTTTGAGACTCAAGGACAATAAAAATGCGTGGGACTCAACCTATCCGGGTGTTGAGGTTTTCCCTGATGGGCGCGTATTGTCTGTTACTTACGGTCATTGGACAGACGGAGAGCAACCCTACATTCTTGCTGTACATCTTCCGCGTAAACTCCTCCAATCCCCAAAGTAG